From the genome of Bactrocera oleae isolate idBacOlea1 chromosome 2, idBacOlea1, whole genome shotgun sequence, one region includes:
- the GILT1 gene encoding GILT-like protein 1 — protein MNQNVVGVFLVLIAVANAVKVPVTIYYESLCPDSAKFITEQVFPAVKGELRDYVEINWVPYGKSHFTTQGAETIFDCHHGPNECYGNKVHACAIEHIQANSYQVEFTRESLTLDFINCMMKAGKNFDDNVYPGARCARENHISAWENIQQCANTTEGSILLKKQGETTIQFQNPLTSVPTVVFKQQYDARENDQAMSSFLNVVCKYIPQPQPKVCAALNSAIATTVTPLLALLAYLLVRLF, from the exons GTGCCGGTAACCATCTACTATGAATCACTCTGCCCAGATAGCGCTAAGTTCATTACGGAGCAGGTCTTTCCAGCTGTGAAGGGCGAGCTGCGCGACTACGTGGAAATCAACTGGGTGCCTTATGGCAAGTCGCAT TTCACAACACAAGGTGCTGAAACGATTTTCGATTGTCATCACGGTCCAAACGAGTGCTACGGCAATAAAGTGCATGCCTGCGCTATCGAACATATTCAGGCCAACTCCTACCAAGTCGAATTCACCAGAGAATCACTAACTTTGGACTTCATCAACTGCATGATGAAGGCAGGCAAGAACTTCGATGACAACGTATATCCGGGTGCACGTTG CGCACGTGAAAATCATATTAGCGCCTGGGAAAATATTCAGCAATGTGCCAACACAACTGAAGGCagtattttactcaaaaaaCAAGGCGAAACCACGATACAGTTTCAAAATCCATTGACCAGTGTTCCAACTGTTGTCTTCAAGCAG CAATATGATGCCAGGGAAAACGATCAAGCCATGTCCAGCTTCCTGAATGTTGTCTGCAAGTACATTCCTCAACCGCAGCCGAAAGTGTGTGCCGCTCTTAACTCAGCCATCGCCACCACTGTTACACCGCTCTTAGCTTTGTTGGCTTATTTGCTGGTACGATTATTCTAA